A single Lactuca sativa cultivar Salinas chromosome 8, Lsat_Salinas_v11, whole genome shotgun sequence DNA region contains:
- the LOC111882275 gene encoding uncharacterized protein LOC111882275 produces MKEAINPPKSSTPKAFFLSLILLSLFYLIFLSLQSKHPNSGHRTITINGLKIRPGYTSYDTYIHHQLHKTTNPKLRKIWTSRDWDRKIRVFTRFFSQLKQEKLLTNSSKALCVGARVGQEVEALKRVGVNDSIGLDLVPYPPIVIKGDFHHQPFDDKTFDFEFSNVFDHALYPDKFVGEIERTLKPGGICVLHVAISRRADKYSANDLYSIEPLKKLFNGSDLVRSRKVDGFGLDTEVVFRKRK; encoded by the coding sequence ATGAAAGAAGCAATCAACCCACCAAAATCATCAACACCCAaagctttctttctctctctaattctcctctctcttttctacctcatctttctctctctacaatccaAACACCCCAACTCCGGCCACCGTACAATCACCATCAACGGACTCAAGATCCGACCCGGATACACCTCCTACGACACCTACATCCACCACCAGCTTCACAAAACCACCAACCCAAAACTCCGAAAAATATGGACTTCCAGGGATTGGGACCGAAAGATTCGGGTTTTCACCCGTTTTTTTAGCCAATTAAAACAAGAAAAACTGCTCACAAATTCATCAAAGGCTCTTTGTGTTGGAGCTCGGGTCGGGCAGGAAGTGGAGGCTTTGAAACGGGTCGGAGTTAATGATTCAATCGGGTTGGATCTTGTACCCTACCCGCCTATTGTGATCAAGGGTGATTTTCATCATCAACCGTTCGATGATAAGACTTTTGACTTTGAGTTTTCGAATGTGTTTGACCATGCTCTTTATCCGGATAAATTCGTTGGAGAGATTGAACGGACGTTGAAGCCTGGTGGAATCTGTGTGTTACACGTGGCAATTTCTAGACGGGCGGATAAGTATTCGGCTAATGATTTGTATAGCATTGAACCGTTGAAGAAGTTGTTTAACGGGTCGGATCTTGTTCGGTCTAGAAAAGTTGACGGTTTCGGGTTGGATACTGAGGTGGTGTTTAGGAAAAGAAAATGA